In the Oreochromis aureus strain Israel breed Guangdong linkage group 14, ZZ_aureus, whole genome shotgun sequence genome, one interval contains:
- the LOC116313878 gene encoding solute carrier family 13 member 5: protein MAFLKCLFSVKNELILFLTPLLLLPLPLVIGTQVAECGYVIILMAVYWCTEVLPLAVTALLPALLFPLFGIMESKDVCMQYLKDTNMLFVGGLMVAVAVEHWNLHKRIALRVLLIVGVRPALLMMGFMGVTAFLSMWISNTATTAMMVPIVQAVLEQLNTSEAEMPQIFSSDEQVQTSETDNKADSQTEKQNEGQGPVVVTFLDATAEAVRHKEAAERRRMCKGMTLCVCYAASIGGTATLTGTGPNLVLMGQMSQLFPENGDIINFASWFGFAFPNMIIMLTLAWLWLQFVFMGFNFKKTWGCGAVKTEKDIAAYNVIREQHRLLGPMSFGEISVLCLFILLVLLWFTRDPGFVSGWATDIFNSQAEYVSDATVAVFVAVLLFVLPSKPPRLCSFRTHSFDMAPHQTAGPTPRLLTWKAAQKKLPWGIVLLLGGGFALAKGSEVSGLSKWMGDQMAPLQSIPPWAIAIVICLLIATFTECTSNVATATLFLPVLASMSQSIGINPLYVMVPCTLSASFAFMLPVATPPNAIVFSYGYLKVADMARTGFVMNIIGILCITLAINSWGKAMFHLDSVPAWANATGV from the exons ATGGCATTCTTGAAATGTCTTTTCTCTGTAAAGAATGAACTGATCCTCTTTTTAACTCCGTTACTTCTTCTTCCACTGCCGTTAGTGATCGGGACACAG GTGGCAGAATGTGGTTATGTGATAATCCTGATGGCAGTGTACTGGTGCACAGAGGTTCTACCTCTGGCTGTAACCGCTTTGCTTCCAGCTCTCCTTTTCCCTTTGTTTGGCATCATGGAGTCCAAAGAT GTGTGTATGCAGTACCTAAAGGACACAAACATGTTGTTTGTTGGAGGACTCATGGTTGCTGTAGCTGTGGAGCACTGGAATCTGCACAAGCGCATAGCTTTGAGGGTGCTGCTCATTGTTGGTGTGCGTCCAGCACT ACTGATGATGGGCTTCATGGGTGTAACAGCGTTCTTATCCATGTGGATCAGTAATACCGCTACCACAGCTATGATGGTGCCAATTGTGCAAGCAGTGCTGGAACAGCTAAACACCAGTGAGGCAGAAATGCCTCAAATCTTCAGCTCGGATGAGCAGGTCCAAACATCAGAGACTGACAATAAAGCTGATtcacaaacagagaaacagaatgAGGGACAAG GCCCAGTAGTAGTGACTTTCTTAGATGCCACGGCTGAGGCTGTCAGGCATAAGGAGGCAGCAGAACGGCGGAGAATGTGTAAAGGCATGAccctgtgtgtttgttatgCTGCCAGCATCGGAGGAACAGCCACACTGACAGGAACTGGTCCCAACCTGGTGCTCATGGGCCAGATGAGCCA ATTGTTTCCTGAAAATGGGGACATTATTAACTTTGCGTCCTGGTTCGGTTTTGCCTTCCCCAACATGATCATCATGCTCACACTGGCATGGCTTTGGCTGCAGTTTGTCTTCATGGGATTCAA CTTTAAGAAGACATGGGGCTGTGGGGCTGTGAAGACAGAGAAGGACATTGCTGCAtataatgtgatccgtgaacaGCATCGCCTGCTGGGGCCGATGTCCTTTGGAGAGATAAGCGTCCTGTGTCTCTTCATTTTGCTCGTGTTGCTGTGGTTCACAAGGGATCCAGGCTTTGTCAGTGGCTGGGCAACAGATATCTTCAACTCCCAAGCAGA GTATGTATCAGATGCCACGGTGGCAGTCTTTGTCGCAGTCCTTCTCTTTGTTCTGCCCTCCAAACCTCCGCGCTTGTGTTCTTTTAGGACTCATAGTTTTGACATGG CACCTCATCAAACTGCTGGCCCAACACCTCGTCTCCTCACCTGGAAAGCTGCCCAAAAGAAATTACCTTGGGGTATTGTGCTTCTTCTTGGAGGAGGGTTTGCTCTGGCTAAGGGCAGTGAA GTGTCTGGACTATCAAAGTGGATGGGAGATCAGATGGCTCCTCTGCAAAGCATCCCTCCCTGGGCAATTGCCATTGTCATATGCCTGCTGATTGCCACCTTCACAGAATGCACCAGTAATGTAGCCACTGCAACGCTCTTCCTACCCGTCTTAGCCTCGATG TCTCAGTCCATTGGAATCAACCCGCTGTACGTCATGGTTCCTTGTACCCTAAGTGCCTCATTTGCCTTCATGCTGCCAGTCGCAACTCCTCCCAATGCCATAGTCTTCTCTTATGGATACCTTAAGGTTGCTGACATG GCCAGGACAGGATTCGTCATGAACATCATTGGCATTCTTTGCATTACACTGGCCATTAACAGCTGGGGTAAAGCAATGTTTCACCTAGACTCTGTCCCTGCCTGGGCCAATGCCACTGGGGTATGA